One segment of Natronosalvus halobius DNA contains the following:
- the cyaB gene encoding class IV adenylate cyclase yields MYEVELKVEVPATLEAVRARLEALDATREATVVQADTYYDAPHRSFAESDEALRIRREAVDADADTAVALHDVDHEARVTYKGPLLEDDSKTRAEHETAVGDGETMDAALTKLGFEPVATVEKRRERYSLEGYTVTLDAVEGAGEFVEVEADAETEAEIESVREGAAAILERLDLDPAEQLRTSYLELVLED; encoded by the coding sequence ATGTACGAAGTCGAACTCAAGGTCGAGGTTCCCGCGACTCTCGAGGCGGTCCGGGCGCGTCTCGAGGCGCTCGACGCGACGCGCGAGGCGACGGTCGTCCAGGCGGACACCTACTACGACGCCCCTCACCGATCGTTTGCCGAGTCCGACGAAGCGCTGCGCATTCGGCGAGAGGCGGTGGACGCGGACGCCGACACCGCCGTCGCCCTCCACGACGTCGACCACGAGGCCCGAGTGACCTACAAGGGGCCGCTGCTCGAGGACGACTCGAAGACCCGCGCCGAACACGAGACGGCCGTCGGCGACGGCGAGACGATGGACGCCGCGCTCACGAAACTCGGCTTCGAGCCCGTCGCGACGGTCGAAAAACGCCGCGAGCGCTACTCGCTCGAGGGGTACACCGTCACGCTCGACGCCGTCGAGGGGGCCGGCGAGTTCGTCGAAGTGGAGGCCGACGCCGAGACCGAAGCCGAGATCGAGTCGGTTCGCGAGGGAGCGGCGGCCATCCTGGAGCGCCTCGACCTCGATCCCGCGGAGCAGCTTCGAACATCGTACCTGGAACTCGTGCTCGAAGACTGA
- a CDS encoding FKBP-type peptidyl-prolyl cis-trans isomerase yields the protein MTEEEEAETSADDVETEAEDTEAEESEPESGFQPGDFVKIAYTARTVEGDQLVDTTDAEVAEEEGVDAQDREFAPRTIVLGEGHIFGAVEDAIIGSEAGEEGDVTIPAEEAFGEYDNDAVETISADKIDEDDRYPGAHVHIDGRHGYISTIVGGRARVDFNHPLAGEDVEYEYEVVEEVDDREEQAAGLFGMYLETEPDLWIETDEVEEEVPVESDDDDDDDEETEPEFETEVVEKETLYVESTPQMAMNQQWMFQKQQIAQDVMDKVGVDRVIVQEVIEGMGGMMGGMGGMMGGMGGAGGEADLEAALEDADVDADEIVEELEAEAGDE from the coding sequence ATGACCGAGGAAGAGGAGGCCGAGACATCGGCCGATGACGTCGAAACGGAAGCCGAAGACACCGAAGCCGAGGAGAGCGAGCCCGAGAGCGGGTTCCAGCCCGGTGACTTCGTGAAGATCGCCTACACCGCTCGCACCGTCGAGGGCGACCAGCTCGTCGACACGACCGACGCCGAGGTCGCCGAGGAGGAGGGCGTCGACGCCCAGGATCGAGAGTTCGCCCCGCGAACGATCGTCCTCGGAGAGGGCCACATCTTCGGCGCCGTCGAGGACGCCATCATCGGCAGCGAAGCCGGTGAGGAGGGCGATGTTACCATCCCCGCCGAGGAGGCCTTCGGCGAGTACGACAACGACGCCGTCGAGACGATCAGCGCGGACAAGATCGACGAGGACGACCGCTACCCCGGCGCGCACGTCCACATCGACGGCCGTCACGGCTACATCAGTACCATCGTCGGCGGGCGCGCTCGCGTCGACTTCAATCACCCCCTCGCCGGAGAGGACGTCGAGTACGAGTACGAGGTCGTCGAGGAAGTCGACGACCGCGAGGAGCAGGCTGCTGGCCTCTTCGGAATGTACCTCGAAACCGAACCCGACCTCTGGATCGAAACCGACGAGGTCGAAGAGGAGGTTCCCGTCGAGTCTGACGACGACGATGACGACGACGAGGAAACCGAACCCGAGTTCGAGACCGAGGTGGTCGAGAAGGAAACGCTCTACGTCGAGTCCACGCCCCAGATGGCGATGAACCAGCAGTGGATGTTCCAGAAGCAACAGATCGCCCAGGACGTCATGGACAAGGTCGGCGTCGACCGCGTCATCGTCCAGGAGGTCATCGAGGGCATGGGTGGTATGATGGGCGGTATGGGTGGCATGATGGGCGGCATGGGCGGTGCCGGCGGCGAAGCCGACCTTGAGGCCGCACTCGAGGACGCCGACGTCGACGCCGACGAAATCGTCGAAGAACTCGAAGCCGAAGCCGGCGACGAGTAA